Proteins co-encoded in one Synechococcus elongatus PCC 6301 genomic window:
- a CDS encoding SRPBCC family protein: MAERCFQQAIAFQASCAAVEACFQDLELMHRWLNPLLRCRPEGDWNLDRGSRNRFQIQIPLIYPSLECVVCDRAEGLIVWQFEGFFQGTDTWRWWQEGEHTQLDNCFRFRIAKPWVAWGFDRVAAGVTQRDMQAQLQRLKAIAETLPVASTVTDNLPSPSPEAAASPSTPADRPL, translated from the coding sequence ATGGCTGAGCGGTGTTTTCAGCAAGCGATCGCATTTCAAGCCAGTTGCGCGGCGGTCGAAGCTTGCTTCCAGGATTTAGAGCTGATGCATCGCTGGCTCAACCCACTCCTGCGCTGTCGCCCTGAGGGGGACTGGAATCTCGATCGCGGTAGCCGCAACCGATTTCAGATCCAAATTCCCTTGATCTATCCCAGTCTGGAGTGTGTTGTTTGCGATCGCGCCGAAGGACTGATTGTCTGGCAGTTTGAAGGATTTTTTCAGGGAACCGACACTTGGCGCTGGTGGCAGGAGGGTGAGCACACCCAACTCGACAATTGCTTCCGCTTCCGGATTGCCAAGCCCTGGGTTGCTTGGGGCTTCGATCGCGTCGCGGCCGGAGTCACACAACGAGATATGCAAGCCCAACTTCAGCGGCTTAAAGCGATCGCAGAAACATTACCCGTCGCCTCGACAGTGACAGATAATCTGCCCAGTCCCAGCCCCGAGGCCGCCGCTAGTCCATCCACTCCAGCAGACCGTCCTCTCTAG